The Cheilinus undulatus linkage group 2, ASM1832078v1, whole genome shotgun sequence genome has a window encoding:
- the mlf1 gene encoding myeloid leukemia factor 1 isoform X2, with the protein MFNSSHRDFEEDPFFSDPFRAHRDHMRQMMRSFSEPFGGTLMPSIMDGGNRGRAMIEHPSSSQALRDEHRDMMRSPFSMFDNMMSNMRNRMEDMHRNFENASTDSNSHSFSSSSVMTFSKVGNEPPKVFKATKSTRCAPGGIKETRQALLDSESGVQKMTIGHHIQDRGHVVEKKYNKKTGEREFIQDFQNLDESEAQTFDAEWQQEVSKFEPSGPISRPAEPQLREARRAAITGPEQANRDESKEKASGKGNVKFSGSTKQ; encoded by the exons ATGTTCAACAGTAGTCACAGGGATTTTGAAGAGGACCCGTTTTTCTC GGACCCATTCCGGGCTCACAGGGATCACATGCGCCAGATGATGCGGAGCTTCTCAGAACCGTTCGGTGGTACTCTAATGCCCAGCATAATGGATGGGGGAAACCGCGGTCGAGCCATGATAGAACATCCCAGCTCATCCCAGGCGCTCAGGGACGAACACAGG GACATGATGAGGAGTCCTTTCAGCATGTTTGATAACATGATGTCCAACATGAGAAACAGGATGGAGGACATGCACAGAAACTTT gAGAACGCGTCCACAGATTCAAACTCCCACTCATTCAGCTCCTCATCGGTCATGACGTTTTCAAAGGTTGGGAATGAGCCTCCCAAGGTCTTCAAGGCGACCAAATCGACACGTTGTGCCCCTGGAGGG ATTAAGGAAACAAGGCAAGCACTTCTAGACTCAGAAAGTGGTGTGCAGAAGATGACCATCGGTCACCACATTCAAGACAGAGGGCACGTTGTtgagaaaaaatacaacaagAAAACAGGAGAGAGGGAGTTCATTCAGGACTTTCAAAATCTGGATGAAT CTGAAGCACAGACGTTTGATGCAGAGTGGCAGCAGGAGGTATCCAAGTTCGAGCCGTCTGGTCCCATATCTCGTCCAGCAGAACCTCAACTCCGTGAGGCTCGCAGGGCAGCTATCACTGGTCCTGAGCAGGCCAACAG AGACGAATCAAAGGAAAAGGCTTCGGGCAAAGGCAATGTGAAATTCTCGGGCTCAACCAAGCAGTAA
- the mlf1 gene encoding myeloid leukemia factor 1 isoform X1: protein MFNSSHRDFEEDPFFSDPFRAHRDHMRQMMRSFSEPFGGTLMPSIMDGGNRGRAMIEHPSSSQALRDEHRDMSRSLLPFGSFDGTDMMRSPFSMFDNMMSNMRNRMEDMHRNFENASTDSNSHSFSSSSVMTFSKVGNEPPKVFKATKSTRCAPGGIKETRQALLDSESGVQKMTIGHHIQDRGHVVEKKYNKKTGEREFIQDFQNLDESEAQTFDAEWQQEVSKFEPSGPISRPAEPQLREARRAAITGPEQANRDESKEKASGKGNVKFSGSTKQ from the exons ATGTTCAACAGTAGTCACAGGGATTTTGAAGAGGACCCGTTTTTCTC GGACCCATTCCGGGCTCACAGGGATCACATGCGCCAGATGATGCGGAGCTTCTCAGAACCGTTCGGTGGTACTCTAATGCCCAGCATAATGGATGGGGGAAACCGCGGTCGAGCCATGATAGAACATCCCAGCTCATCCCAGGCGCTCAGGGACGAACACAGG GATATGAGTCGGTCATTGCTGCCCTTTGGCAGTTTTGATGGCACG GACATGATGAGGAGTCCTTTCAGCATGTTTGATAACATGATGTCCAACATGAGAAACAGGATGGAGGACATGCACAGAAACTTT gAGAACGCGTCCACAGATTCAAACTCCCACTCATTCAGCTCCTCATCGGTCATGACGTTTTCAAAGGTTGGGAATGAGCCTCCCAAGGTCTTCAAGGCGACCAAATCGACACGTTGTGCCCCTGGAGGG ATTAAGGAAACAAGGCAAGCACTTCTAGACTCAGAAAGTGGTGTGCAGAAGATGACCATCGGTCACCACATTCAAGACAGAGGGCACGTTGTtgagaaaaaatacaacaagAAAACAGGAGAGAGGGAGTTCATTCAGGACTTTCAAAATCTGGATGAAT CTGAAGCACAGACGTTTGATGCAGAGTGGCAGCAGGAGGTATCCAAGTTCGAGCCGTCTGGTCCCATATCTCGTCCAGCAGAACCTCAACTCCGTGAGGCTCGCAGGGCAGCTATCACTGGTCCTGAGCAGGCCAACAG AGACGAATCAAAGGAAAAGGCTTCGGGCAAAGGCAATGTGAAATTCTCGGGCTCAACCAAGCAGTAA
- the med29 gene encoding mediator of RNA polymerase II transcription subunit 29 isoform X2 has protein sequence MASQQQQAGGAMSQPGLQQPTSLQQQQQQLSQQQDFDPVHRFKMLIPQLKESLQNLMKIASLNLAQNTSIDNGIKSSDTPVQRFDKSLEEFYALCDQLELCLRLAYECLSQSIDSAKHSPNLVPTATKPDTVQTESMSYAQYLGMIKSQISCAKDIHNALLECSKKIAGKGQPQGIM, from the exons GTCCCAACAGCAGCAGGCCGGTGGAGCAATGTCTCAACCGGGATTACAACAACCGACCTCActacagcaacaacagcaacagttGAGCCAACAGCAGGATTTTGATCCAGTCCACAGATTTAAGATGTTAATTCCTCAGCTGAAAGAGAGTCTACAG AATTTAATGAAGATTGCATCCCTGAATTTGGCCCAGAACACATCAATTGATAACGGCAT CAAAAGCAGCGATACACCTGTGCAGCGCTTCGACAAAAGCCTGGAGGAGTTTTATGCCCTGTGCGACCAGCTGGAGCTGTGTTTG CGGCTAGCCTACGAGTGTCTCTCCCAGAGCATCGACAGTGCCAAACATTCACCCAACCTGGTTCCTACGGCCACCAAGCCTGACACGGTGCAGACAGAGTCCATGTCTTATGCCCAGTACCTTGGCATGATTAAGTCTCAGATTTCCTGTGCCAAAGATATCCACAATGCTTTGCTGGAGTGTTCAAAAAAGATTGCTGGAAAGGGACAGCCGCAGGGAATCATGTAA